The genomic stretch ATAAAGTATTGACTTTGGGTTTGGCAGCAGCGCCATTATCGGTGGTGGAATTAATCCAGCCACCCCCCAATCCCCCACGCTTCATGTTTACCCCGAATGAGGTGACATCCGCATCAGCCACGCCGGTACTTTTTTCCTTCAGCCGGGAAACACTGGCATTTACATCTGCCGTACCCACTTTGAATGCTGCGCCAAGGCCGATACCATTCTGGGTCAACTTGGTAGTAGCGCTAGCCTTGTCGGACACACTTTCAAAACCTGCGTGCAGGGTCGTATTGCCGACTTTGTATTGCAGCGCCGGACGAACCCCGGTGAAGCTGTCATTACTACCGGTTTTATTCGCCATCAGCCCCATTTCCAGCTTGAGCTGGTCAGACGGGTTGGAATGCAGCGCAACGTGCAGCACGTCATCTTTACGACCGCGTACCTTGTTGGCTTCATAGACTTTGGCTTCTCCCGCCCCGGCATGGGTGATGAGGGTATCGTTACCTAGTGGAAACAGATTGAAGGCTTCAAAGCGCCCGATTTGCGCATCCCACTTCTCACGCCCCATTTGCAGGTATACATCTTCGTACTGCATATCGTTCCCTTGGAAGGGCACTAAGGGTTGCGCTACGCCTTTGATGAAGTAATCTTCACCTTTGATTTCACCGACAGCATTGAGCTTGATACGCCCGCCGTGGGTGAAATTGCCACCCGAATCACCACTAGCATCATCGGTAGCCGCGTTATAAACGGTAAAACCAGACCCACCATCATCCGCTGTAATGTCTAATTGGACATCACCGCCAATGGTAAAGGTTTTACTGGGGGAAGCTGCTGCATCTGCTGCCATTGCGCCAGCACTCATCAACAAAACAGCCAAACTACTGACAACACTCAACCGAACACTCGTTTTCATTGCACTTACCTACTGTGTTACTATAAGTGCGCTCATTACTGAGCGCTAAGGGCGCAGTTCGCCTCGGCCAAGTGGCGGGGAGTACCAGTCCCATCCACTTGCTCCAATGCCGAAGCGAACTGCCATTTACTTTAAAGTCGGATTACACTGCCACAGCGGGCTTTGAAGCAATCCGAATGTTGCATTTCGCGCTCAGCAGAAACCTGTGAGGCTTTCATTGAAACGATTGGAAGAAGAGTCCGGTGGGTCGTAGTTATCCATCAGCCCAACATCGCCTTTAGTGGAGATGCCGACGGCAACAACCAGCCCAGTGGCTGCGTGAGCGAGTGTGGCTGACGCCAACAGAATAGCACCGCTAATAGCGGCAAAAAGACGGGTAAATTTCATACAGCTCTCCTCCGGTGGCTGTAAAATCCCACATCGGAAGTGATATTCTGATGCAGAAAAATATAAGCATTCCTCTCAATGCAGATAATAGAGTATCACCAATAATCCGAGCATCCTGATACGGTATATAACAATGCTGATACTCTATTTCCGTTTTTAATGATTTGTATTGATCTGTTAATGCATAGAAGTTTAGCCGTGAGGGTTTTGGGGTTTATCCTTTAAAATTAAGTATATAACAACATAATAATAATCTAATTATCTATACTAATAATCCCCACTTAACCAGATTAAATATTAATCATTGGGTGAAAATCACGACTCAATCGGCTCCATCACCATTCGTCCCACCTCGCTTTCCACCGCGACAATCACGCCACGCAGAGAATTCGGTTGGGCTTCGGTAATACGCACATCTACAAATTTCCCGATCAGGCGCGGATGCCCGTCGAAATTGACCACGCGGTTATTTTCAGTGCGCCCCGCCATCTGATCGTGTTTACGGGATGGGCGTTCCACCAACACCCGTTGCACCGTGCCAACCATTGCCGCGCTGATGGCGTTGGATTGCGCCAGAATGCGGGTTTGCAGGTGTTGCAAGCGGTCTTTTTTCACTGACTGCGGCACATCATCCGCCAGACTCGCGGCAGGAGTGCCGGGGCGCTGACTGTAGATAAAGCTGAAACTCAGGTCGAAGTTCATCTCTTCAATCAGCTTCATGGTATCGGCAAAATCCTGCTCGGTTTCACCGGGAAAACCAATGATGAAGTCGGATGACAAGCTGAGCGTCGGGCGGATTTTGCGTAACTTGCGGATTTTGGCTTTGTATTCAATCGCCATGTGGTTGCGCTTCATCGCCATCAAAATCCGGTCAGAACCGCTTTGCACCGGCAAATGCAGGTGATTCACCAGTTCTGGCACATCCTCATACACCTGAATCAGGTTGTCATTGAATTCATTGGGGTGCGAGGTGGTGTAACGGATACGGTCGATACCATCCACGGCTGCCACAAACGTAATCAGCATCGCCAGATCGGCAATCGAACCGTCGTGCATTTTACCGCGATAGGCATTCACGTTTTGCCCCAGCAAATTGACTTCGCGCACACCCTGCGCCGCGAGCTGGGCAATTTCGGTAATCACATCATCGAAGGGACGGGAAATTTCTTCGCCACGGGTGTAGGGAACCACGCAGAACGTACAATATTTGCTGCACCCTTCCATCACCGATACGAACGCGGTGGGGCCGTCAGCACGCGGTTCTGGCAAGTTGTCGAACTTTTCGATTTCGGGGAAAGAAATATCCACCACCGGGTGATGTTCCGTGCGCACTTGACGGATCATGTCCGGCAAACGGTGCAAAGTTTGCGGGCCGAACACCACATCCACCACCGGGGCGCGTTGGCGCAAGGCTTCACCTTCCTGACTGGCGACACAGCCGCCGACACCGATGACAATGTGCGGACGTTTATCTTTAAGCTTTTTCCAACGTCCCAATTGTGAGAAGACTTTTTCCTGCGCCTTTTCGCGGATCGAGCAGGTATTCATTAATAAGACATCGGCCTCTGCGGGGTCATTGGTGAGTTCCATTCCCTGTGCATGGTGCAGCACGTCCAGCATTTTGGCTGAGTCGTACTCGTTCATTTGACATCCGTGGGTTTCGATAAAAATTTTGCCTGCCATGTGTCCGTTTTGTCCGTCGTTTGAGCATTTGGAAAACAGCTATTATCCCCGCTCTCCCGAAAGCAAACAACTTTTCGCGAAAACAGACTAAAATTGTGAGTGTAATGCCCGCAAGGGACACTTCAGTCTACAAGAGGATAAGGAATACACCATGAAAGCGATTTCATTCTTCCCGGCAATGGCCTTGGCTTTAACACTGAGCGTATCCAGCGCACAAGCAGCAACTGACGTGTATGTCGTAAGTGGTGTGCAAAGCGGTCAATTCTTGAATATGCGCAGCAATGCAGGCACTGGCAACACGGTTACTGGCAGGATTCCGTCCAACGGCCAAGGTATCGTCACCACGGGCGAACAAAAAAAGATCAATGGTTCAGTCTGGGCAAAGGTTTACTGGAAAGGCAGCGGCGGCTGGGTCAATAAAAGCTACTTGTCCCCCGCCAACCAAAAGACCACTGTTGCACCACCGGCAAAACCCCAAGCCACTGTTGCACCACCGGCAAAATTTGTTATGTCTGTGATGGCTCCGTACAAAGTTACTACGCCACCCATGATGCCGTCGGTGAAAGTGCCGTCTTACATGACCCCACCCAAACCGTTAATACCGTCTTACATGATCCCACCCAAACCGTTAGGCAAGTAATCAACAATCGTCAATATTTAAGTGTCATGCCTGACTAACAGTCAGGCAACCATAGATAACTCAAGGAACAAACCATGAAAGCGTTTTCATTCTTCCCGGCGATGGCCTTGGCATTGACCCTGAGCCTCTCCAGCGTACAAGCAGCAACTGATGTGTATGTCGTAAGCGACGTGCCATCAGGAGACTTCCTGAATATGCGTACTGGCGCAGGTGTCAGCAATGCCATTACCGGCAGAATCCCGTCCAACGGCCAAGGCGTCGTTACCACGGGTGAAGAAAAAAAGGTCGGCAGCACTGTGTGGGCGAAAGTGTATTGGAACGGCGTAGGTGGTTGGGTCAGCAAGCGCTACCTGCTACCGGCAAATCAAGCCAGCAAAGCACCGGCGGCAGTCGTGCCACCCGTGAAAGCGCCCACCACCAACGTACTGGTTTGCACAGGCACAGAACCCTTCTGGCGCATTGATGTTAGCGATGCCACCCTGAAGGTCAATATGTCAGATGGCCCGCAGTACACCGTACCCGTAACCTTCCGCCAAACATCAGCGAATAACACCACCATCGCCGTGATTGGCGGCGCAACCGGCACCAACAATACCCAAGCATTCATGCAAAAAGTAGACAGTTGCAGCGATGGCATGTCGGAGGTGAAATACCCTTACAGCATCACCGCCGTGTTGAATAACAAGCAGGTGGTATCGGGTTGCTGTAAGGTGCAGTAGCAGAGAGATTGTCGGGCTTCAGCCCGACATTTTAAGGCATGTGGGTAATCTTCAAACTCATCAGAACAACTTGTTGAGCTTCTTACTCGTCAACCACAGTAATAAGGGCTGATCCGGCAAACTCTCAAACCTATATTGGCGGTAAAACGCCGCTGCCTTATTATGCTTGGCATCTACCACCACAGCCACCATGCCAATTTCCTTGGCTAGCTTGTGGCAACGTTGTAAAGCATCCATCACACCCGAATATGCCCATCCCCCAACACCACATACTTCTGCGAAGTCAGCCCTTCCAGACCAACCGGCCCCCGCGCATGAATCTTGTCGGTGCTAATCCCAATCTCCGCACCCAACCCATACTCAAAGCCATCGGCAAAGCGCGTGGATGCATTCACCATCACCGAACTCGAATCCACTTGCCGCAGGAATGCCCGCGCCCGCGTGTAATTCTCGGTAATAATCGCATCGGTATGCTGCGAGCTGTAAGTATTGATGTGCGTAATCGCCGCCGCCATATCTGCCACCACCCGAATCGCCAAAATCGGCGCAAGGTATTCCGTGCTCCAATCTTCCTCGGTCGCAGGCACACAAGCAGGCAACAGCGCACGGGTTTGCTCACAACCACGCAATTCCACCCCTTTGGCGGCGTATTCTTCCGCGAGGGCAGGCAATACTTGCGCCGCCACACCTTCCGCTACCAGCAAGGTTTCCATCGCATTGCACACGCCGTAACGGTGCGTTTTGGCATTCACCGCAATCTTCACCGCTTTATCCAGATCAGCCTGATCATCAATGTACACATGACAAATGCCATCCAAGTGCTTGATAACCGGAATACGGGATTCAGCACTGACTCGCTCGATCAAACTTTTACCACCACGCGGCACGATCACATCGACGTATTGCGCCATGCGTAACAACTCGCCCACCGCTGCCCGATCGGTGGTTTCCACCACTTGCACACACGCCGCAGGCAAACCCGCCGCTTCCAGCCCGGCACGCACACACGCTGCAATCGCCTGATTGGAATGGATAGCTTCCGAACCACCGCGCAAAATCGTCGCATTGCCCGACTTCAGGCACAGCACCGCCGCATCCACCGTCACATTCGGGCGTGATTCGTAAATGATACCGACCACACCCAAGGGCACACGCATTTTAC from Thiothrix litoralis encodes the following:
- a CDS encoding carbohydrate porin, with the translated sequence MKTSVRLSVVSSLAVLLMSAGAMAADAAASPSKTFTIGGDVQLDITADDGGSGFTVYNAATDDASGDSGGNFTHGGRIKLNAVGEIKGEDYFIKGVAQPLVPFQGNDMQYEDVYLQMGREKWDAQIGRFEAFNLFPLGNDTLITHAGAGEAKVYEANKVRGRKDDVLHVALHSNPSDQLKLEMGLMANKTGSNDSFTGVRPALQYKVGNTTLHAGFESVSDKASATTKLTQNGIGLGAAFKVGTADVNASVSRLKEKSTGVADADVTSFGVNMKRGGLGGGWINSTTDNGAAAKPKVNTLYATYTVPLFSVKDATVTFAANTSQADNVVKDDKLNAVRMRFDYAF
- the miaB gene encoding tRNA (N6-isopentenyl adenosine(37)-C2)-methylthiotransferase MiaB, with protein sequence MAGKIFIETHGCQMNEYDSAKMLDVLHHAQGMELTNDPAEADVLLMNTCSIREKAQEKVFSQLGRWKKLKDKRPHIVIGVGGCVASQEGEALRQRAPVVDVVFGPQTLHRLPDMIRQVRTEHHPVVDISFPEIEKFDNLPEPRADGPTAFVSVMEGCSKYCTFCVVPYTRGEEISRPFDDVITEIAQLAAQGVREVNLLGQNVNAYRGKMHDGSIADLAMLITFVAAVDGIDRIRYTTSHPNEFNDNLIQVYEDVPELVNHLHLPVQSGSDRILMAMKRNHMAIEYKAKIRKLRKIRPTLSLSSDFIIGFPGETEQDFADTMKLIEEMNFDLSFSFIYSQRPGTPAASLADDVPQSVKKDRLQHLQTRILAQSNAISAAMVGTVQRVLVERPSRKHDQMAGRTENNRVVNFDGHPRLIGKFVDVRITEAQPNSLRGVIVAVESEVGRMVMEPIES
- a CDS encoding SH3 domain-containing protein, giving the protein MKAISFFPAMALALTLSVSSAQAATDVYVVSGVQSGQFLNMRSNAGTGNTVTGRIPSNGQGIVTTGEQKKINGSVWAKVYWKGSGGWVNKSYLSPANQKTTVAPPAKPQATVAPPAKFVMSVMAPYKVTTPPMMPSVKVPSYMTPPKPLIPSYMIPPKPLGK
- a CDS encoding SH3 domain-containing protein encodes the protein MKAFSFFPAMALALTLSLSSVQAATDVYVVSDVPSGDFLNMRTGAGVSNAITGRIPSNGQGVVTTGEEKKVGSTVWAKVYWNGVGGWVSKRYLLPANQASKAPAAVVPPVKAPTTNVLVCTGTEPFWRIDVSDATLKVNMSDGPQYTVPVTFRQTSANNTTIAVIGGATGTNNTQAFMQKVDSCSDGMSEVKYPYSITAVLNNKQVVSGCCKVQ
- a CDS encoding glutamate-5-semialdehyde dehydrogenase: MQGIGQQAKQAAQVLANTDTSIKNNALLRIAEVILERADWLKAENAKDLAAGREKGLDAAMLDRLTLSDKTLAGMAEGVRQVATLADPIGTITDLSYRPSGIQVGKMRVPLGVVGIIYESRPNVTVDAAVLCLKSGNATILRGGSEAIHSNQAIAACVRAGLEAAGLPAACVQVVETTDRAAVGELLRMAQYVDVIVPRGGKSLIERVSAESRIPVIKHLDGICHVYIDDQADLDKAVKIAVNAKTHRYGVCNAMETLLVAEGVAAQVLPALAEEYAAKGVELRGCEQTRALLPACVPATEEDWSTEYLAPILAIRVVADMAAAITHINTYSSQHTDAIITENYTRARAFLRQVDSSSVMVNASTRFADGFEYGLGAEIGISTDKIHARGPVGLEGLTSQKYVVLGDGHIRV